The following are from one region of the Stanieria cyanosphaera PCC 7437 genome:
- a CDS encoding phosphatase PAP2 family protein, translating to MKQILVKIIGVWQQKINPKIISFLSIFWLIGFGISALAMWGFLELADEVLEKETAILDLAVLKTLISYRSSLLNNLAIGITYLGSPTVLFFLSLAIAIVLWWRQKQIQATFLAIVTSGGIGLNYLLKNFFSRARPTIENNLVTVDFYSFPSGHAMTSLIIYGFLCYLLIFNYRKYSLLFISLTTILIILIGLTRLYLGVHWLTDVIGGYVAGTVWLFLCISSLEAAKTYRLNKTYVEPK from the coding sequence ATGAAGCAAATTCTTGTCAAAATAATCGGAGTTTGGCAACAAAAAATTAATCCCAAAATAATTTCATTCCTATCAATCTTTTGGCTAATCGGATTTGGAATTTCTGCTTTAGCTATGTGGGGATTTTTGGAACTTGCCGATGAAGTACTAGAAAAAGAAACAGCCATACTCGACCTAGCGGTTCTAAAAACCCTCATCTCTTATCGTAGTTCTTTATTGAATAACTTAGCTATTGGTATAACTTATCTTGGTTCACCGACAGTTTTATTCTTTTTAAGTTTAGCGATCGCAATAGTTTTATGGTGGCGACAAAAACAAATTCAGGCAACTTTTTTAGCTATTGTAACCAGTGGAGGTATTGGTTTAAATTATCTCTTAAAAAATTTCTTTTCTCGCGCTCGTCCAACTATAGAAAACAATTTAGTCACAGTAGATTTTTACAGTTTTCCTAGTGGACACGCCATGACTTCATTGATTATTTATGGTTTTCTGTGTTATCTACTAATTTTTAATTATAGAAAATATTCTTTACTATTTATTAGTTTAACTACAATTTTAATTATTTTGATTGGTTTGACACGCCTCTATCTAGGAGTTCACTGGTTAACTGATGTAATTGGTGGTTATGTAGCAGGAACAGTGTGGTTATTTTTGTGTATTTCTAGTCTTGAGGCAGCTAAAACTTATCGTTTAAACAAAACCTATGTCGAACCTAAATAG
- a CDS encoding NblA/ycf18 family protein, with the protein MDANPAGINFNNLNLTLEQKLQMRLFQDSAENMNREQALSLLLEASRLLMIKDNIIRDLIKQNLSF; encoded by the coding sequence ATGGACGCTAATCCTGCTGGAATTAACTTCAATAATTTAAATCTCACTCTAGAACAAAAATTACAAATGAGATTATTTCAAGATTCTGCCGAAAATATGAATCGTGAACAAGCTCTTTCTCTGTTATTGGAGGCTTCTCGATTATTAATGATCAAAGATAATATTATTAGAGATTTAATTAAACAAAACCTATCCTTTTAG